The Trichoderma atroviride chromosome 5, complete sequence genome contains a region encoding:
- a CDS encoding uncharacterized protein (EggNog:ENOG41) — MAAPFANLYTLRKVAEAAAKACDVCYKPSTSVLITPDKKDFFYICPVHLKDRNFCSPKIDEDAVKAKREKELAEEKEKLKKEYEEKQRKKKEKEKEKEKEKDKDKKDKDKKDKDKDKEKDKEKDKEKDKDEDEAEKSPGEETPKEEDEPRVFELKR; from the exons ATGGCAGCGCCTTTTGCCAACTTGTACACGCTCCGAAAGGTGGCCGAGGCTGCCGCCAAAGCGTGCGACGTCTGCTACAAGCCCAGCACATCAGTGCTCATCACGCCTGACAAAAAG GACTTCTTCTACATCTGCCCGGTGCACCTCAAGGACCGCAACTTTTGCAGTCCCAagattgatgaagatgcgGTCAAGGCGAAGCGGGAGAAGGAGTTGgctgaggagaaggagaagttgaagaaggagtatgaagagaagcagcgcaagaagaaggaaaaggaaaaggaaaaggaaaaagaaaaggacaaggacaagaaggataaagacaaaaaggacaaggacaaggacaaagaaaaggacaaagaaaaggacaaagaaaaggataaggatgaagatgaagcg GAAAAGAGTCCAGGTGAAGAAACCcccaaagaggaagacgagccGCGAGTCTTTGAACTCAAGAGGTAA
- a CDS encoding uncharacterized protein (EggNog:ENOG41), with the protein MAAPFANLYTLRKVAEAAAKACDVCYKPSTSVLITPDKKDFFYICPVHLKDRNFCSPKIDEDAVKAKREKELAEEKEKLKKEYEEKQRKKKEKEKEKEKEKDKDKKDKDKKDKDKDKEKDKEKDKEKDKDEDEAEKSPGEETPKEEDEPRVFELKSVFYQQRLQRKRQAEAAKRDRERASQPNYFPSVPTGAPKR; encoded by the exons ATGGCAGCGCCTTTTGCCAACTTGTACACGCTCCGAAAGGTGGCCGAGGCTGCCGCCAAAGCGTGCGACGTCTGCTACAAGCCCAGCACATCAGTGCTCATCACGCCTGACAAAAAG GACTTCTTCTACATCTGCCCGGTGCACCTCAAGGACCGCAACTTTTGCAGTCCCAagattgatgaagatgcgGTCAAGGCGAAGCGGGAGAAGGAGTTGgctgaggagaaggagaagttgaagaaggagtatgaagagaagcagcgcaagaagaaggaaaaggaaaaggaaaaggaaaaagaaaaggacaaggacaagaaggataaagacaaaaaggacaaggacaaggacaaagaaaaggacaaagaaaaggacaaagaaaaggataaggatgaagatgaagcg GAAAAGAGTCCAGGTGAAGAAACCcccaaagaggaagacgagccGCGAGTCTTTGAACTCAAGAG TGTCTTCTATCAGCAGCGGTTACAACGCAAGCGCCAAGCGGAAGCTGCCAAACGAGACCGCGAACGAGCATCTCAGCCCAACTACTTTCCATCTGTGCCGACGGGAGCACCTAAAAGATAG
- a CDS encoding uncharacterized protein (EggNog:ENOG41) translates to MAFPPQYREAPPALPSIIVPGSGANRYRDDLTFSRSPAMAIPGMDTRDDVPPPLPPPRVLPFGDAPTQYRDDSKDKKESSRGSSFASRSSLASGYGSMSPCHLEERPGYRRREAGSINSDEGYASYASTERSRDSIPIESFGLHHNRFQFQSAADIHGDSMKSLLTPIRTLERSPPRSLLTGSLSDIARGLQSEGRFAPSFNNLPIQLPIHSRAPFESQTRDSPTFSAVSPLSTPFYRSPIDRRSPYDSSEPDRSPRGRSRRNNSDDATSTQGSFADDMDMEETSSLKRLHIEDAYASAGQKRRAASPASDDLGLHMIPGQGASRGSPTPRLSTGAQTATSILSSAPSRSGFLMSSISIPSTTTASCSFGHRSPGGVSPGALSPTSCTSPYNTPASLNPSPKTSVASRASLHSRTTSGAGPRKLAEMAKPAGAKFQGFYMCECCPKKPKKFETAEELSAHEAEKQYECSFCGNRFKNKNEAERHQNSLHVRRHSWSCSALSGYNRAFHESTTHPGEADACGYCGEEFPRSGLGARAGLLNGGIQARHATDQDWEERIRHLQEQHKFRECNSSKKFFRADHFRQHLKHSHAGTSGKWTNMLENACLMEEDPSPR, encoded by the exons ATGGCCTTCCCCCCGCAGTACCGAGAGGCTCCTCCTGCTCTGCCGAGCATCATCGTGCCTGGATCCGGCGCCAATCGATACAGAGACGACCTCACCTTCTCAAGAAGTCCGGCAATGGCCATTCCTGGCATGGATACACGAGACGACGTGCCCCCTCCGCTGCCCCCTCCACGGGTGCTCCCCTTTGGCGACGCCCCCACGCAATACCGTGACGActcaaaagacaagaaggagTCTTCTCGTGGCTCTTCTTTCGCCAGCCGCTCATCCTTGGCAAGTGGTTACGGCAGCATGAGCCCTTGTCACCTGGAGGAGCGACCGGGCTACAGGAGAAGGGAAGCTGGAAGCATCAATAGCGACGAGGGCTATGCCAGCTATGCTTCTACAGAGAG ATCTCGCGATTCCATCCCCATCGAGTCATTTGGACTTCACCACAACAGATTCCAGTTCCAATCAGCAGCTGATATTCACGGCGATAGCATGAAGAGTCTGCTGACTCCCATCCGCACGCTGGAGAGATCGCCTCCGCGCTCCCTTCTCACTGGCTCGCTGAGTGACATTGCTCGAGGGCTTCAGAGCGAGGGCCGGTTTGCTCCCAGCTTCAACAACCTCCCCATCCAGCTCCCCATCCACAGCCGCGCACCCTTTGAGTCGCAAACCCGAGACTCACCCACCTTTTCTGCCGTCTCTCCCCTCTCTACGCCATTCTACCGATCCCCAATTGACCGCCGCTCGCCCTATGACAGCTCAGAACCCGACCGCTCGCCCCGAGGCAGATCAAGGCGGAACAACAGCGACGATGCCACCTCTACGCAGGGCAGCTTTGCCGacgacatggacatggaggAGACGTCGTCACTGAAGAGGCTGCACATTGAAGATGCGTACGCCAGTGCCGGACAGAAGCGACGGGCAGCCAGCCCTGCGTCGGATGACCTGGGCCTGCACATGATTCCTGGCCAGGGCGCCTCTCGCGGCTCTCCCACCCCTCGCCTATCGACGGGCGCCCAAACCGCGACGTCGATTCTCTCTAGCGCGCCTTCGCGATCCGGCTTCCTCatgtcttccatctccatcccctCTACAACTACCGCTAGCTGCTCCTTCGGCCACCGCTCCCCCGGTGGGGTCTCACCCGGGGCCCTCTCTCCCACATCATGCACCTCTCCATACAACACGCCCGCATCCCTCAACCCAAGCCCCAAGACCTCAGTTGCCAGCAGGGCTTCTCTGCACTCCCGCACCACGTCAGGCGCCGGCCCGCGGAAGCTCGCCGAGATGGCCAAGCCCGCGGGAGCCAAGTTCCAGGGCTTCTACATGTGCGAATGCTGtcccaagaagcccaagaagtTTGAGACAGCTGAAGAGCTCAG TGCTCACGAAGCTGAAAAGCAGTACGAGTGCAGCTTCTGTGGCAACAGattcaagaacaagaacgaGGCCGAGCGACACCAGAACTCGCTTCACGTGCGCCGCCATTCATGGTCGTGCTCTGCGCTGTCTGGCTACAATCGGGCGTTCCACGAATCGACGACGCATCCCGGCGAGGCCGATGCATGCGGCTACTGCGGGGAGGAGTTCCCTCGTTCGGGACTTGGTGCGAGAGCCGGCTTACTGAACGGAGGGATCCAGGCAAGGCACGCCACTGACCAGGACTGGGAAGAGCGCATTCGACACCTACAGGAGCAGCACAAGTTCAGAGAGTGCAACTCGTCCAAGAAGTTCTTCAGGGCCGACCACTTTCGGCAGCATCTCAAGCACAGTCACGCAGGCACCAGCGGCAAGTGGACCAACATGCTGGAGAATGCCTGTCTGATGGAAGAGGACCCTTCCCCAAGgtga